The following coding sequences are from one Lipingzhangella halophila window:
- a CDS encoding IspD/TarI family cytidylyltransferase codes for MSRASATGDPSGAPHVTAAVLAGGVGARMGGPRPKQMLPLAGRAVIEHSVAAFCDAPDVDDVIVLMVEDYLPEIEKMVDDNGLAKVSAVLPGGATRTATSCAALRALDTRDGSDLVLLHDAARPLVSQRVIADCVSALAGAGAVGVAVPTSDTVIEVEDDDSGAETLRAVPPRSSLRRMQTPQGFHLDVLRRAYDRALADPALAATDDCGVVLGYLPGETVRIVEGDEANLKITNPGDIEIAELLLRQRPQAKDRP; via the coding sequence ATGTCGCGTGCTTCCGCGACCGGTGACCCGTCCGGCGCGCCCCATGTCACCGCCGCGGTCCTGGCGGGCGGTGTCGGGGCCCGCATGGGCGGGCCACGGCCCAAGCAGATGCTGCCGCTGGCCGGACGGGCCGTCATCGAGCACTCCGTCGCCGCGTTCTGCGACGCCCCAGACGTCGACGACGTCATCGTGCTGATGGTCGAGGACTACCTGCCCGAAATCGAGAAGATGGTGGACGACAACGGGCTGGCGAAAGTGTCGGCGGTGCTGCCCGGCGGGGCGACCCGGACCGCGACCTCATGCGCCGCGCTTCGCGCGCTCGACACCCGCGACGGCTCCGACCTCGTCCTGCTGCACGACGCCGCACGCCCCCTCGTGAGCCAACGGGTCATCGCCGACTGCGTCTCGGCCCTCGCCGGAGCGGGCGCCGTGGGGGTGGCGGTCCCGACCTCCGACACCGTGATCGAGGTCGAGGACGACGACTCGGGTGCCGAGACCCTGCGCGCGGTGCCGCCGCGGAGCTCGCTGCGCCGCATGCAGACCCCGCAGGGGTTCCACCTGGACGTCTTGCGGCGCGCCTACGACCGCGCCCTCGCCGACCCCGCGCTGGCGGCCACGGACGACTGCGGTGTGGTGCTGGGCTACCTCCCCGGCGAGACCGTCCGCATTGTCGAGGGCGACGAAGCCAACCTCAAGATCACCAACCCCGGTGACATCGAGATCGCCGAACTGCTGCTGCGCCAGCGGCCACAAGCGAAGGACCGGCCATGA
- a CDS encoding DUF5941 domain-containing protein, which translates to MVTDSHSVQGTPVDVRFLRDDGYFGEGLGRLVAGAVPPLLPVLSGALVVTTLLVAGLGQHSGITLFAPAAVLLLSGVASGHPHDGRFDWIVPPILRGTEYLFLLALGHGSGVPGPLVFALVAVVAVHHRDAICRTRCGARPPARTVRARLGWDGRMLFVALGGVLGWLPFAYGVLAGYLAVLLVWESWTSWLTTPVTTVALDPRNERGGVDASTT; encoded by the coding sequence ATGGTCACCGACTCGCACTCCGTCCAGGGAACCCCGGTTGACGTGCGTTTTCTGCGCGACGACGGGTACTTTGGCGAGGGGTTGGGACGGCTTGTGGCCGGCGCGGTTCCTCCGCTGCTTCCGGTGTTGAGCGGCGCGCTCGTTGTGACGACCCTGCTTGTGGCCGGTCTCGGCCAGCATTCAGGTATTACGCTGTTCGCACCGGCGGCCGTGCTGCTGCTGTCCGGGGTGGCCTCAGGACATCCACATGATGGACGTTTTGATTGGATTGTTCCCCCGATCCTGCGCGGGACGGAGTACCTTTTCCTACTCGCGCTCGGTCACGGATCGGGTGTGCCGGGTCCGCTGGTGTTCGCACTGGTGGCCGTGGTCGCAGTGCATCACCGCGACGCCATATGCAGGACACGCTGCGGTGCGCGCCCACCCGCCCGGACCGTACGGGCGAGGCTCGGGTGGGACGGGCGGATGCTGTTCGTCGCTCTCGGCGGTGTCCTGGGCTGGCTACCCTTCGCCTACGGCGTGCTCGCGGGCTACCTCGCGGTGCTGCTGGTCTGGGAGTCCTGGACGAGCTGGCTCACGACCCCGGTGACGACGGTGGCACTCGATCCGCGAAACGAACGAGGAGGCGTGGACGCCTCCACAACATAA
- a CDS encoding iron-containing alcohol dehydrogenase family protein, whose translation MVNSPLAIDVRRGAIASLGSLLADRRIANEGRIAVAVGPGQGPQIAADLDLPNCEVFQVDGGSVDVATELGKKLRSGAYEAVAGIGGGKTIDVTKFAASMAGIPMVAVATNLSHDGIASPVSSLEHESGKGSYGVTMPTAVVVDVDYVRAAPQRLVRSGIGDAVSNLSAIADWELAGREQGEPVDGMAVTFARVAAEAIVHRQDSVDSQTFLTALAEALVLSGMAMSVAGSSRPASGACHEILHAIDQLYPGTSNHGELAGVGALFAYFLRTRYQGADDDRIRDIRACLLRNELPIVPTDIGLDEDQFARAVSHAPATRPGRYTVLEHLNLTDDEIRRSVREYVQTVGH comes from the coding sequence ATGGTCAACTCCCCCCTCGCGATCGACGTTCGGCGCGGTGCCATTGCCTCTCTCGGCTCGTTGCTCGCCGACCGCCGTATCGCGAACGAGGGCCGTATCGCGGTGGCGGTCGGTCCCGGCCAGGGCCCCCAGATCGCGGCCGATCTCGACCTCCCCAACTGTGAGGTCTTCCAGGTCGACGGCGGAAGCGTCGACGTCGCCACCGAGCTCGGCAAGAAGCTCCGTTCCGGAGCCTACGAGGCCGTAGCCGGTATCGGCGGTGGAAAGACCATAGACGTCACCAAGTTCGCCGCGTCCATGGCGGGGATCCCCATGGTGGCCGTGGCCACCAACCTCTCCCACGACGGCATCGCCTCGCCCGTCAGCTCCCTCGAGCACGAGAGCGGCAAGGGCTCGTACGGCGTCACCATGCCGACCGCCGTCGTTGTCGACGTCGACTACGTCCGGGCCGCGCCCCAGCGCCTGGTCCGGTCGGGGATCGGTGATGCCGTGAGCAACCTGTCCGCCATCGCGGATTGGGAGCTCGCCGGGCGCGAGCAGGGCGAGCCGGTCGACGGTATGGCGGTCACGTTCGCCCGGGTGGCCGCCGAGGCCATCGTGCACCGGCAGGACTCGGTGGACTCCCAGACGTTCCTCACGGCGCTGGCTGAGGCGCTGGTGCTGTCCGGGATGGCGATGTCCGTCGCCGGTTCCAGCCGCCCGGCGAGCGGCGCCTGCCACGAGATCCTGCATGCGATCGACCAGCTCTATCCGGGAACCAGCAACCATGGTGAGCTCGCCGGGGTTGGCGCGCTCTTCGCCTACTTCCTGCGGACGCGGTACCAGGGCGCGGACGACGACCGGATACGCGACATCCGCGCGTGCCTGCTCCGCAACGAACTGCCCATCGTGCCCACCGACATCGGGCTCGACGAGGACCAGTTCGCGCGCGCGGTGTCCCACGCGCCGGCCACCCGGCCGGGCCGCTACACGGTGCTGGAGCACCTGAACCTGACCGACGATGAGATCCGGCGGAGCGTGCGTGAATATGTCCAAACCGTCGGTCACTGA
- a CDS encoding ABC transporter permease: protein MASRALAVWQNRKVVNLLVRRDLKVKYQKSFLGWAWSMLEPLAMAAVYYFVFGLIFQVNRGVPGGDDAPGGYPLFLISGLLPWLWFSGALGQSPRALLTHSKLITTMQVPREIFPLATVATRFADYLFTWPVLIAFVIFLGGRTHWEGVLLWLPLAIVVQFSFTLGVTLLLASINVLVPDVERIVRILNRVLFYASAIIIPSAMVLDSESFPEWFKTLYQLNPLLGIFKMHHAIWFPADAPSAFILSTSIGGAVLMLFAGYFTFRRLETAVLKEI from the coding sequence GTGGCGTCAAGGGCGCTGGCCGTCTGGCAGAACCGGAAGGTCGTCAACCTTCTGGTCCGGCGCGACCTGAAGGTCAAGTATCAGAAGTCGTTTCTCGGCTGGGCGTGGTCGATGCTGGAGCCGCTGGCGATGGCAGCGGTCTACTACTTCGTCTTCGGCCTGATCTTCCAGGTCAACCGGGGAGTTCCGGGTGGTGACGATGCTCCCGGTGGCTACCCGCTGTTCCTGATCTCGGGGTTGCTCCCGTGGCTGTGGTTCAGCGGGGCTTTGGGCCAGTCGCCGCGGGCGTTGCTCACCCACTCCAAGCTCATCACGACCATGCAGGTGCCGCGGGAGATCTTCCCGCTCGCGACGGTCGCCACGAGGTTCGCGGACTACCTGTTCACCTGGCCCGTGCTCATCGCCTTCGTGATCTTCCTGGGCGGGCGCACGCACTGGGAGGGGGTCCTGCTGTGGCTGCCGTTGGCGATCGTGGTGCAGTTCTCCTTCACACTAGGCGTCACCCTCTTACTGGCCTCGATCAACGTGCTGGTTCCCGACGTCGAGCGGATTGTGCGTATCCTCAACAGAGTGCTCTTCTACGCGTCGGCGATTATCATCCCGTCGGCGATGGTGCTCGACTCGGAGTCCTTCCCGGAGTGGTTCAAGACGCTGTATCAGCTCAACCCATTGCTGGGTATCTTCAAGATGCATCACGCCATCTGGTTCCCGGCGGACGCTCCGAGCGCATTCATTCTGTCAACGTCGATCGGGGGGGCGGTTCTCATGCTTTTCGCTGGGTACTTCACCTTCCGGCGTCTGGAGACCGCCGTGTTGAAGGAGATCTGA
- a CDS encoding helix-turn-helix domain-containing protein — MSSYTQWDRDAYVQRVGGEAEAERRRKTLMARQSGYRLAEERRTRGLTQADLAEAMGVTPGRVSQIERGEVSTIEALTRYVEALGGRLDIVASFADHTLTVTATEAA, encoded by the coding sequence ATGAGTAGCTATACCCAGTGGGATCGCGACGCCTATGTCCAGCGGGTCGGTGGCGAGGCCGAAGCCGAGCGGCGCCGAAAGACGTTGATGGCGCGCCAGAGCGGCTACCGGCTCGCGGAGGAGCGCAGGACGCGCGGCCTCACCCAGGCCGACCTCGCTGAGGCCATGGGGGTCACACCGGGTCGGGTGTCGCAGATCGAGCGGGGTGAGGTGTCCACAATCGAGGCTCTCACCCGCTATGTCGAAGCGCTTGGCGGGCGGCTCGATATCGTCGCGAGTTTCGCCGACCACACGTTGACGGTCACGGCGACCGAGGCGGCGTGA
- a CDS encoding glycosyltransferase family 2 protein: MKISCVLLTMGTRPAELRRAIRSVFEQESVDVEVIVVGNGAELPEMPGGVTTIQLDENLGIPEGRNHGVSACGGDIVLFLDDDGWYRSRDLARHVHDRFLGNPALGAISFRIADPDGGPDQRRHVPRLRSGDPQRTSRVTTFLGGACAIRREAFDKSGGLPGEFFYAHEETDLAWRILDAGYEIIYDAEAVMHHPAVLPTRHDDFYRLNARNRVWLARRNLPWPLAVVYLANWGAITLLRERSGPALGAWFRGFREGWRSDAGPRRPMRWSTVWRMTRTGRPPII; encoded by the coding sequence ATGAAGATCTCCTGTGTGCTCCTGACTATGGGAACGCGGCCGGCCGAGCTCCGGCGCGCCATCCGGAGCGTCTTCGAGCAGGAGAGCGTCGACGTCGAGGTCATCGTGGTGGGCAACGGTGCCGAACTGCCCGAGATGCCCGGCGGTGTGACCACCATCCAACTGGACGAGAACCTCGGTATCCCCGAGGGGCGCAACCACGGTGTCAGCGCCTGCGGCGGTGACATCGTCCTCTTTCTGGACGACGACGGCTGGTACCGCTCCCGGGACCTGGCCCGGCATGTCCACGACCGGTTCCTCGGCAACCCCGCGCTCGGCGCGATCTCCTTCCGGATCGCTGATCCCGACGGCGGGCCCGACCAGCGCCGCCACGTGCCGCGGCTGCGCTCCGGCGACCCGCAGCGCACCAGCCGCGTGACGACCTTCCTCGGCGGGGCGTGCGCGATCCGCCGCGAGGCGTTCGACAAGAGCGGCGGCCTGCCCGGGGAGTTCTTCTACGCACACGAGGAGACCGACCTCGCCTGGCGCATCCTCGACGCCGGATACGAGATCATCTACGACGCCGAGGCCGTGATGCACCACCCCGCGGTGCTACCGACCCGGCACGACGACTTCTACCGGCTCAACGCACGCAACCGGGTGTGGTTGGCGCGCCGGAACCTGCCGTGGCCGCTGGCCGTGGTGTACCTGGCGAACTGGGGCGCTATCACCCTGCTGCGCGAACGGTCCGGCCCGGCGCTGGGCGCCTGGTTCCGCGGGTTCCGCGAGGGCTGGCGCAGTGACGCGGGGCCGCGTCGTCCCATGCGGTGGTCCACCGTCTGGCGCATGACCCGCACCGGCCGCCCGCCGATCATCTGA
- a CDS encoding phosphocholine cytidylyltransferase family protein produces the protein MLGMVLAAGAGRRLRPYTDTLPKALVPVDGDTTIMDISLRNLAAAGLTEIVVVVGYRAEAVAERKEALERRYGVTLTLAYNDKAEEWNNAYSLWTAREYFSEGVLLVNGDTVHPVSVEETLLAARGPELLLAVDNAKTLADEEMKVTLDESGHLSTITKRMDPAVAAGEYIGATLIEGHAGDRLADALRTTWERDPQLYYEDGFQELVNRGGKVAVAPIGKVDWVEVDDHDDLSRAREIACRY, from the coding sequence ATGCTCGGTATGGTTCTTGCCGCGGGAGCGGGCCGCCGGCTGCGCCCATACACCGACACCCTGCCAAAGGCACTGGTGCCGGTCGATGGTGACACGACCATCATGGACATCTCGCTGCGCAATCTCGCGGCGGCCGGGCTGACCGAGATCGTGGTCGTCGTCGGCTACCGCGCCGAAGCGGTGGCGGAGCGCAAGGAGGCCCTGGAGCGCCGCTACGGCGTCACGCTGACCCTGGCGTACAACGACAAGGCCGAGGAGTGGAACAACGCCTACTCCCTATGGACGGCTCGCGAGTACTTCTCCGAAGGCGTCCTCCTCGTCAACGGCGACACCGTGCACCCGGTGAGTGTGGAAGAGACGTTACTCGCCGCGCGGGGGCCGGAGCTGCTCCTCGCGGTGGACAACGCCAAAACACTCGCTGACGAGGAGATGAAGGTGACCCTGGACGAGTCCGGGCACCTGAGCACCATCACCAAACGCATGGACCCGGCAGTCGCCGCTGGTGAGTACATCGGTGCGACCCTCATCGAGGGGCACGCGGGCGACCGGCTCGCCGACGCGTTGCGGACCACGTGGGAGCGCGATCCCCAGCTCTACTACGAGGACGGGTTCCAGGAACTGGTGAACCGGGGTGGCAAGGTCGCCGTCGCGCCGATCGGAAAGGTCGACTGGGTTGAGGTCGACGACCACGATGACCTGAGCCGCGCGAGGGAGATCGCATGCCGCTACTAG
- a CDS encoding malonic semialdehyde reductase: MPTSTEPFELRKDAQDLLFREARTANTFSDEPVTSDQIRAIHDLVKYGPTSMNMQPLRITLLRSAESRARLVPLMSEGNQGKTASAPLVAVLSADVDFHETLGRVFPVKPNAREIFAADEAKRERDARLNASMQVAYFIIGIRAVGLAAGPMSGFDADAVDREFFTGTAQQSLVVVNIGHPGPNPWGERLPRHEFDDIVTEL; encoded by the coding sequence ATGCCCACCAGCACAGAGCCCTTCGAGCTCCGCAAAGACGCCCAGGACCTGCTGTTCCGCGAGGCCCGCACCGCCAACACCTTCAGCGACGAGCCCGTGACCAGCGACCAGATCCGGGCCATCCACGATCTGGTCAAGTACGGCCCGACGTCGATGAACATGCAGCCGCTCCGCATCACCCTGCTGCGCTCGGCGGAGTCCCGGGCACGCCTCGTTCCGCTCATGTCGGAGGGCAACCAGGGCAAGACCGCCAGCGCGCCCTTGGTGGCCGTGCTGAGCGCGGACGTCGACTTCCACGAGACCTTGGGGCGCGTCTTCCCGGTCAAGCCCAACGCCCGGGAGATATTCGCCGCGGACGAAGCCAAACGCGAGCGTGACGCGCGGCTGAACGCCAGCATGCAGGTCGCCTACTTCATCATCGGCATCCGCGCGGTCGGACTCGCGGCCGGCCCTATGTCAGGCTTCGACGCCGATGCCGTCGACCGGGAGTTCTTCACCGGAACCGCGCAACAAAGCCTGGTGGTCGTGAACATCGGCCATCCCGGCCCCAACCCGTGGGGGGAACGGCTACCCCGCCACGAGTTCGACGACATCGTCACCGAACTCTAG
- a CDS encoding ABC transporter ATP-binding protein: MAEPVIEAKGLGVSFAVNRRRKRSLREMFIHGSKRDPNAEGNEFWPLRDVSFEVAKGECVGIVGKNGTGKSTLLKLIAGVLIADEGTVTVRGKVAPLLELRAGFNDQLTGRENVNLVGSLHGMTQQQIDDRFEQIVEFAEIDDKFIDTPVRHYSSGMKVRLGFALISQLDHPVMLVDEVLAVGDKSFKQKCYQAIDRMLENNRTMVLVSHNEGDLRRFCNRGLYIRDGVLALDSDIDNALSAYNEDMTAEIEQRKKKKKKKNDKNDDGDDDGDGDDGDEKAA, translated from the coding sequence ATGGCGGAACCGGTCATCGAGGCCAAAGGGCTTGGCGTCAGCTTCGCGGTGAACCGCAGGCGCAAGCGCAGCCTCCGTGAGATGTTCATCCACGGTTCCAAGCGCGACCCCAACGCCGAAGGGAATGAGTTCTGGCCGCTGCGCGACGTCTCGTTCGAGGTCGCCAAGGGTGAGTGCGTCGGCATCGTGGGCAAGAACGGCACCGGCAAGTCAACGCTGCTCAAGCTGATCGCCGGGGTCCTCATCGCGGACGAGGGCACGGTCACGGTCCGCGGCAAGGTCGCCCCTCTGCTGGAGCTGCGGGCGGGGTTCAACGACCAGCTCACCGGACGCGAGAACGTCAACCTCGTCGGGTCGCTGCACGGTATGACGCAGCAGCAGATCGACGACAGGTTCGAGCAGATCGTGGAGTTCGCGGAGATCGACGACAAGTTCATCGACACCCCAGTGCGGCATTACTCCAGCGGGATGAAGGTGCGGCTCGGCTTCGCGCTGATCTCGCAGCTCGACCACCCCGTCATGCTGGTCGACGAGGTGCTCGCCGTGGGCGACAAGAGCTTCAAGCAGAAGTGCTACCAGGCCATCGACCGGATGCTGGAGAACAACCGCACGATGGTGCTCGTGTCACACAACGAGGGCGACCTTCGACGGTTCTGCAACCGCGGGCTCTACATCAGGGACGGGGTCCTGGCGCTCGACTCCGACATCGACAACGCTCTCTCGGCCTACAACGAGGACATGACGGCCGAGATCGAGCAGCGCAAGAAGAAGAAGAAAAAGAAGAACGACAAGAACGACGACGGCGACGACGACGGCGACGGCGACGACGGCGACGAGAAGGCCGCGTAG
- a CDS encoding type II toxin-antitoxin system RelE/ParE family toxin, which produces MNDWDIFLTNDVSAWLGGLQRSDPASADLVDDAIYALSRSGPTLGRPLVDSVAHSKIKNMKELRPGLSGSSEIRILFVFDPWRSAILLVAGDKAGKWRQWYAEAIPRAEHLYEIYLKERAEEETGR; this is translated from the coding sequence GTGAACGACTGGGATATCTTCCTGACCAACGACGTCTCCGCTTGGCTTGGTGGACTTCAGCGATCTGACCCGGCAAGCGCGGATCTCGTGGATGACGCGATCTACGCTCTGAGTCGCTCCGGTCCCACATTGGGCCGGCCTCTTGTTGACTCGGTCGCCCACTCGAAGATCAAGAATATGAAGGAACTGCGACCGGGCTTGTCCGGAAGTAGTGAGATCCGCATCCTGTTCGTATTCGACCCTTGGCGCTCGGCGATCTTGCTTGTCGCCGGAGACAAGGCCGGCAAGTGGCGTCAGTGGTATGCGGAAGCCATACCGCGGGCTGAGCATCTCTATGAGATCTACCTGAAAGAGCGAGCCGAGGAGGAGACTGGGCGATGA
- a CDS encoding glycosyltransferase family 4 protein has translation MHALVATVVHHPEDARILHRQIRALLDAGHSVTYVAPFRSCNVTPWSELTAVDVPRAVGASRLGALRAARAALAEHARQADALVFHDPELLLALPRNRPVTVWDVHEDAAASLLTKPWLPKPLRRPLGPVVRSFERGAERRMRLLLAEEGYRDRFRQSHPVVPNTTYVPERPPRPPGTDRIVYLGQLSMARGAAEVVELGRLLRPHGVRVEVIGAADGETRQMLRQAQQEEAVHWYGFVPNDQALRMISGAMAGICLLQDTPNYRHSLPTKVVEYMAHGLPVISTPNPAAEALVTGRPDGHCGTVVPFGDSAAAAEAALQLRSDPALRSQFARTGHAIAREEYHWPVQAKAFVRRLEEWVLGIPGAEQEPAAPRPTLVPRQDHTHLGRRHDSGLSSGMA, from the coding sequence ATGCACGCACTCGTAGCCACGGTGGTCCATCACCCCGAGGATGCACGCATCCTGCACCGGCAGATCCGGGCCCTGCTCGATGCCGGGCACTCTGTCACCTACGTGGCACCGTTTCGCTCCTGCAACGTCACCCCGTGGTCGGAGCTGACCGCCGTGGACGTTCCGCGCGCGGTGGGCGCGAGCCGGCTGGGGGCGCTGCGCGCGGCGCGCGCGGCACTGGCCGAGCACGCCCGGCAGGCCGACGCCCTGGTCTTCCACGACCCGGAACTGCTCCTCGCGCTGCCGCGGAACCGTCCCGTGACCGTATGGGACGTGCACGAGGACGCGGCCGCGTCGCTGCTCACCAAACCCTGGCTGCCCAAGCCGCTCCGGCGGCCTTTGGGGCCGGTGGTGCGCAGTTTCGAGCGCGGCGCCGAACGGCGGATGCGCCTGCTCCTGGCCGAGGAGGGCTACCGCGACCGTTTCCGGCAGTCCCACCCGGTCGTGCCGAACACCACCTACGTTCCCGAACGGCCACCGCGCCCACCGGGGACCGACCGCATCGTGTACCTGGGCCAGTTGTCGATGGCGCGGGGCGCCGCCGAGGTGGTCGAGCTCGGGCGCCTGCTGCGGCCGCACGGGGTCCGGGTCGAGGTGATCGGGGCCGCTGATGGCGAGACCCGGCAGATGCTGCGCCAGGCGCAGCAGGAGGAGGCGGTGCACTGGTACGGGTTCGTGCCCAACGACCAGGCGCTACGGATGATCAGCGGCGCGATGGCCGGGATCTGCCTGCTCCAGGACACCCCGAACTACCGGCACTCACTGCCCACGAAGGTGGTCGAGTACATGGCGCACGGCCTGCCGGTGATCAGCACCCCCAACCCTGCGGCCGAGGCCCTGGTGACCGGCCGGCCCGACGGGCACTGCGGGACGGTCGTCCCGTTCGGCGACTCCGCCGCCGCGGCCGAGGCGGCGCTGCAGCTTCGCTCCGACCCCGCCTTGCGCTCGCAGTTCGCGCGCACCGGGCACGCGATCGCGCGCGAGGAGTACCACTGGCCCGTTCAGGCCAAGGCGTTCGTGCGGCGGCTTGAGGAGTGGGTCCTGGGGATCCCCGGTGCCGAACAGGAGCCGGCGGCGCCCCGCCCAACCCTGGTTCCCCGCCAGGACCACACCCACCTCGGAAGACGCCACGACAGCGGACTCAGCAGCGGCATGGCGTGA
- a CDS encoding glycerophosphodiester phosphodiesterase, which produces MTIFTAPEVIGHRGAGRGNVDGNVENTPESFRAAVDSGASWIEIDVRRTADDHLVLRHDEMLEDGRTIADLPVADLRDDGAITLEEAVGAIPPNIGLDIDVKTVMEDATDPEARRTMTLLLPVLRREARHRRMFVCSFDPAALLRLHREAPEIPTAWMPFVRNPLDQAVAGAAGLGCAIVAIDARSFGLTGEPARPGRREVDYTVGVAHRAGLEIVSWCPSPTDAARFADAGMDAVVVDDVPGVIEALKER; this is translated from the coding sequence ATGACGATCTTCACCGCGCCCGAGGTCATCGGGCACCGCGGGGCGGGACGCGGCAACGTCGACGGCAACGTCGAGAACACCCCGGAGTCGTTCCGGGCCGCCGTCGACTCCGGCGCCAGCTGGATCGAGATCGATGTCCGCCGCACCGCCGACGACCACCTGGTGCTCCGGCACGACGAAATGCTGGAGGACGGCCGGACCATCGCCGACCTGCCAGTGGCCGACCTGCGCGACGACGGCGCCATCACCCTTGAGGAGGCGGTCGGGGCGATCCCGCCGAACATCGGGCTCGACATCGACGTCAAGACCGTGATGGAGGACGCCACCGATCCCGAGGCGCGGCGCACCATGACTCTGCTGCTGCCCGTCCTGCGCCGCGAAGCACGCCACCGGCGGATGTTCGTGTGCTCGTTCGACCCCGCGGCGTTGTTGCGCCTCCACCGCGAAGCCCCGGAGATCCCCACCGCCTGGATGCCGTTCGTCCGCAACCCGTTGGACCAGGCGGTCGCCGGAGCGGCCGGGCTGGGCTGCGCGATCGTGGCGATCGACGCGCGCTCGTTCGGGCTGACCGGCGAGCCCGCCCGCCCGGGCCGCCGCGAGGTCGACTACACGGTCGGTGTCGCACACCGGGCCGGCCTGGAGATCGTCTCCTGGTGCCCCAGCCCCACCGACGCCGCGCGGTTCGCCGACGCCGGAATGGACGCCGTGGTCGTCGACGACGTCCCCGGGGTGATCGAGGCCCTCAAGGAGCGCTAG
- a CDS encoding CDP-alcohol phosphatidyltransferase family protein — MSKPSVTEVRAEGQPEGIKERVNEEHWAGRLYMRALSPYVSTAFIHIGVPPNPITYLMMACGVLAGATLAFGGLWTALLAAVLVQLYLLLDCSDGEVARYTGRTSVAGIYLDRIGHYLAEIALLIGLGIRAQGGFEAGGWVIAGMAAALGAALIKVETDNVSVARAKAGLPEKIPETAMQPRSSRLGLARKLASQLRFHRVIQAVELSLLVVVAAVVDAVRGDIAATQVLVAVCVAVAALQTVLHLVSVLASRRLH; from the coding sequence ATGTCCAAACCGTCGGTCACTGAGGTCCGAGCGGAGGGGCAGCCCGAAGGCATCAAGGAACGCGTCAACGAGGAGCACTGGGCCGGCCGGCTCTACATGCGTGCTCTCTCGCCGTATGTGAGCACCGCGTTCATCCACATTGGCGTGCCGCCGAACCCGATCACCTACCTGATGATGGCCTGCGGCGTGCTGGCCGGTGCCACACTTGCGTTCGGCGGTCTGTGGACGGCGCTGCTGGCGGCGGTTCTGGTGCAGCTCTACCTGCTGCTCGACTGCTCCGACGGAGAGGTGGCGCGCTACACCGGACGAACAAGCGTGGCGGGCATCTACCTCGACCGCATCGGCCATTATCTGGCGGAGATCGCCCTGCTCATCGGCCTGGGGATCCGTGCCCAGGGCGGGTTCGAGGCCGGCGGCTGGGTGATCGCCGGAATGGCCGCCGCCCTGGGAGCCGCACTGATCAAGGTGGAGACCGACAATGTCTCCGTCGCCCGTGCGAAGGCGGGCCTGCCCGAGAAGATCCCCGAGACCGCCATGCAGCCACGCTCCTCCCGGCTGGGGTTGGCACGCAAGCTCGCGTCTCAGCTGCGTTTCCACCGGGTGATCCAGGCCGTGGAGCTGTCGCTGCTGGTGGTCGTGGCGGCGGTGGTTGACGCGGTGCGCGGGGACATCGCCGCCACCCAGGTCCTCGTCGCTGTATGCGTCGCGGTCGCGGCCTTGCAGACCGTCTTGCACCTGGTCAGCGTGCTCGCCTCGCGCCGGCTCCACTGA